From the genome of Marinobacter sp. F4206:
GAACATTCCGATGCCACCCCGATCAATCACTTCCAGCGCCTTGCCGCCACCTCTGGCGACACAGGTAAGCGGGTCTTCCGCAATAATTACCGGCAACCCGGTTTCCTCACTGAGGAGCTTATCCAGGCCTCGCAGCAGGGCGCCACCGCCGGTCAACACGATTCCGCGTTCCGCGATATCAGACGCCAGCTCGGGCGGCGACTGCTCCAGAGCGCTTTTTACGGTCTGAACGATTTGCGCCAGGGACTCCTGAAGCGCATCGAGAATTTCCTCACTGTTCAGTGTAAAGGCCCTGGGCACGCCCTCGGCCAGATTACGGCCGCGAACGTCAATTTCACGGATATCAAGCCCTTCGTACGCGCAACCAATCTCATGTTTGATGCGTTCGGCAGTCGAGTCACCGATCAGGCTACCGTAGTTGCGACGAACATAAGTCACGATGGCTTCGTCGAACTTGTCGCCACCGACTCGCACCGATTCCGCGTAGACAATGCCGTTCAGCGAGATAATGGCAATCTCGGTCGTGCCACCACCGATATCGACGATCATGGAACCACTGGCTTCCTCTACCGGCAGGCCAGCACCGATGGCCGCGGCCATTGGTTCTTCAATCAGGAACACTTCCCGGGCGCCAGCACCGAGCGCAGACTCACGAATGGCCTTGCGCTCAACCTGAGTTGATTTGCTGGGCACACAAACCAAGACCCGTGGGCTAGGGGTAATAAAGCTGTTTTCGTGCACTTTATGAATGAAGTGCTGCAGCATTTTCTCGGTGACTACGAAGTCTGCGATCACACCATCCTTCATCGGCCGAATGGCAGTAATGTTTCCCGGCGTACGCCCCAGCATGCGCTTGGCTTCGGCACCAACCGCCGCGACCATTTTCTGCGAATTGTTGGTGCGAATGGCCACTACCGATGGTTCATTCAGCACGATACCGCGCTCACGCACGTAAATAAGGGTGTTCGCGGTGCCCAGGTCGATGGACAGGTCGCTGGAGAATAAGCCTCGGAGTCTTTTGATCAACATTCGTGTAGTTTCAACCTGAGAGTTGCAGTCGCATAGAAAAGATGCGGCAACTTTAGCAGTGAGCACCCCTGCAGGCAAGGCGCGAACGGGCCTCGCGCCTTACGGTTCACACATTTACCTTATGGGCTGGGGCCTCCCGCGATTGTTCGAATCTGTTACCATACCTCCTTTATTTTTTGGCCACAGTCAAAGGCCGCCTGAAGAATGCTTTCCAAAACCCGCTCAAGCACCCCCAGGTGGCGCTTGGGCTCCGCCATTGAGGGCTCCGAACAGTTTTGGAAAGCATTCTCCGAACGCCCCACAGTTGAACGTGGCCGCTTCTTAATACACAGAGCTTTATTAACGACATTTCATTTATCTGGGAGGCAATGCGTGACCATTTCCCGAGAGGACATCGAAAAAGTCGCTGTGCTCGCCCGCATTCGTGTGGACGACGAGCAGGTTTCGGCCCTGGAGAACGATTTGGGCAACATCCTTGATCTGGTGGACCAGCTCAGCGCTGCTGATACCGAGGAAGTGGCGCCCATGGCACACCCTCTGGATGCCGTACAACGCCTGCGTCCGGACGAGGTCACCGAGACCAATCAGCGCGAAGCCTTCCAGGCCATCGCTCCGGCCACCGAAAACGGCCTTTACCTCGTGCCCCGCGTTATTGAGTGATCTGACGACCAGCGATTTCAGGAACCATCATGCATAACAAATCCGTAGCAGAGCTTTCCCGGGATCTGGAAAGCGGCAAGATTTCAGGCGTGGAACTGACAGAGCAGTTCCTCGACCGCATCAAGCAGGAAGACGGCAAGTACAACAGCTTCATTACCGTGACCGAAGAGCAGGCCCTTGCGGATGCCAGGTCTGCGGATGAGCAGCGGGCCGCGGGTAACGCCACGCCCTGGACTGGCATCCCGTTTGCCCATAAAGATATTTTCTGTACCAACGGTGTGCGGACCACGTGCGGCTCGAAAATGCTGGAGAACTTCGTTCCGCCTTACGACGCCACGGTTACCGCTAACTTTCGCAAATCCGGCGCAGTGTGCCTGGGCAAGACCAACATGGATGAGTTCGCCATGGGCTCCTCCAACGAATCCAGCCATTTTGGACCGGTAACCAACCCTTGGGGACTGAGCGAAGACGAAAAACGGGTTCCGGGCGGCTCTTCCGGCGGCTCTGCTGCCGCCGTTGCCGCACGGCTGATACCCGCGGCAACGGCCACCGACACCGGCGGTTCGATTCGCCAGCCGGCGGCTCTGTGCGGCGTCACCGGCCTCAAGCCAACCTACGGCCGTGTTTCCCGGTACGGCATGATTGCCTTTGCTTCCAGTCTCGACCAGGGCGGCACCATTGCCCGCACCGCGGAAGACAATGCCCTGATGCTCAATGTCATGGCCGGCTTCGACCCCAAAGACTCCACGTCACTGGAGCGCGAGGTTCCGGATTACACTGCCACCCTGAACGAGCCACTTAAAGGCCTTCGCATTGGCTTGCCAAAAGAGTACTTCTCGGATCAGCTCAGCCCCGCCATGGAAGAGCAGGTTCGGGCCGCAGTCCGGGAATACGAGAAGCTTGGCGCCACGGTTAAAGACGTGTCGCTGCCCAACGCCAAACTGGCCATTGCCGCCTACTACGTGATTGCGCCGGCCGAAGCGTCTGCCAACCTCTCACGCTTTGATGGGGTTCGATACGGCTATCGCTGCGAAGACCCTAAAGACCTCATGGACCTGTATACCCGGACCCGCGCTGAGGGCTTTGGCACCGAGGTAAAGCGTCGGATTCTGGTGGGCACCTATGCCCTATCAGCGGGTTATTTCGATGCCTACTATCTGAAGGCTCAGAAGGTTCGCCGTCTGATCCAGCAGGATTTCATCAATGCCTTCAAGGAAGTGGACGTGCTGATGAGCCCGACCACACCCTCCCCTGCCTTTATCCAGGGCGAGAAAACCAACGACCCGGTGACTATGTACCTGGAAGATGTGTTCACCATCGCCATCAACCTGGCAGGCCTTCCGGCCATGTCGGTGCCGGCGGGATTCGTGGATGGTCTGCCGGTGGGACTTCAGATCATCGGGGATTATTTTTCCGAGGCCCGGTTGCTGAACGCGGCCCATCAATTCCAGCAGGTGACCGACTGGCACCAGCGCGAACCGCAATAAGCCCGATTAAAGGAGAGTAACGCCATGCAATGGGACATTGTGATCGGGCTGGAAATTCACGTTCAGCTCGCAACCCAGACCAAGATTTTTTCCGGCTCCAGCACCGCCTATGGCGCCGAGCCCAACACTCAGGCCAACGCGGTCGACCTGGCCATGCCGGGCACCCTGCCCGTTCCTAACGAGCAGGCATTTCGCTATGCGGTCATGTTTGGCCTGGCGGTAAACGCCGACATCGAACGACGCTCCGTGTTCGAACGCAAGAATTACTTCTACCCGGATCTGCCCAAGGGCTACCAGACCACTCAGCTCGAGCGTCCGATCGTCGGACCAGGCCATGTCGACATTGACCTGGCCAACGGCGAAAGCAAGCGGGTGCGCATCCACCACGCCCACCTGGAGGAAGACGCAGGCAAATCCCTGCACGAGGACTTCCACGGCATGACCGGGGTGGACCTGAACCGGGCCGGCACGCCGCTGATCGAAGTGGTCACCGAACCTGACATGACGAGCTCCGAGGAGGCAGTGGCGTTCGCCCGCAAACTACACAGCCTCGTGACCTCGCTGGGCATCTGCGACGGCGACATGTCCCAGGGCTCCATGCGCTTTGACGTGAACATTTCCCTGAAACCGAAAGGCTCCGATACCCTCGGCACCCGCACCGAAACCAAGAACCTGAATTCCTTCCGCTTTATGGAACAGGCCATCGCCCACGAAGTTGAGCGGCAGATGGACATTCTGGAAGACGGCGGCACGATCACCCAGGAAACCCGTCTGTATAACGGCGACCGGGACGAATCTCGTTCCATGCGCACCAAGGAAGAAGCCAATGACTACCGCTACTTCCCCTGCCCCGATTTACTGCCGGTGGAAATCGACGATGCCTTTATCGACGACGCCCGCAGCCGTCTTCCGGAACTGCCGGATGCCCGCAAGGCTCGGTTCAAGGAGCAGTATGGACTGAACGACTACGACGCGGGGCTGCTCAGCGGCGATGCCAGACTGGCGACCTTCTTCGAGGACGCCGTCCGTCATGGCAAAGACGCCAAGCTGACCGCCAACTGGATTCAGGGCGAGTTCTCGGCGCGCCTCAATGCTGAGGAGAAGTCCGTTACCGAATCCCCGATCTCCGGGACACAGCTTGGCGATCTGGTGGTGCGCATTGCCGACAACACCATTTCCTCCGCCGGTGCGAAAAAAGTCTTTGATGCCCTCTGGACCGGTGAAAACGACAGTGTCGATGCCATCATCGACGCCAAGGGGCTGAAGCAGGTATCCGATACCGGCGAACTGGAAAAAATGGTCGATGAGGTTCTGGCCGGCATGCCCGATCAGGTAGCGCAGTACCAGAACGAGGAAGACCCCAAAAAACGCAAGAAAATGTTGGGTGGCTTTATGGGCCCGCTGATGAAGGCATCCAAGGGACAGGGCAACCCGAAACTCTTCAATGAGATTCTGGTCAGGAAGCTGTCTGACTGATCAAACTGAAATGAAGCCGGGGCGCAAGGGTCTGCCGCCCCGGCCTTTACCCAACGGTCCGAAAGGACTGGCCACCTGCACAAACTCCCCGAATGACTTGTGTCAAAAATTGTGACGTCTTGTTCAGAAAAAAGTAACAAATCTGCCACAATGGACGACAGGCTTCTTGCTGATCACTAAGTAAACAACTAGACTTTAGCGGGCTTAAGTATTTTTTCTGGAAGGGATTTATGGGAAAGGCAGCCGCATTTGAAACCAGCCACGCCAGACGAGTTACCATGAAACCAGTCGCCATCAAAACCAATCTGCGCAACCAACAGCGCGTCGATGTTTCAACCGAAATCACCGTGGAAAAACCAGACGGTGCATGCCTGACCTGCTCTGTGGCCAACCTGTCCCGAACCGGCGTGATGATTTCCTGCAGTCGGGAAGCCGTTAAAGCACTCATTCCGGACCAGCAGAACCCCGCCCCTGGCAACTGGATCTCTGTCAAAACCCGTTTCTCGGTACCTGTCGTCGCCACCCAGCCAGTATCCGTCATTGCTGATGGAAATATCGTGCATATGCGCCGAATCGCCCGTGATGAGTTCCATCTCGGCATCCAGTTCGCGGAGTTCGAAGGCAACGGATTCGATTACGTAGACCGCTACGTGGCCAAATTGCTGGCCGATTCCCGTAACCCGGCCTGACTTTCCCCTCCCTGGAAGACACTCTCCATCGCGGCCAATCCCGCCTTGCCGCTATATTATTATAACGCCAAACTCTATTTGCGGCGCTTCTTATACCCTTGTCGGCTCTGGTATAGTTACAGGTCAAATTTGCACAGCCATCAAGGCCCGCACCGCGGCAACGGAACACCATGACCACATACAACCTCACGCACCTGAAGCAGCTGGAAGCGGAAAGCATCCACATCATCCGGGAAGTGGCAGCCGAGTTCGATAACCCGGTCATGCTCTACTCCATCGGCAAGGATTCCGCGGTCATGCTGCACCTTGCTCGCAAAGCCTTCTATCCCGGCAAGCCGCCTTTCCCGCTGATGCACGTGGACACCACGTGGAAGTTCAAGGACATGATCGATTTCCGCGACCGCAAGGTGAAGGAATACGGTCTTGACCTAATCGTTCACAAGAACGAGGACGGCATCAAACAGGGCATCGGACCCTTTACCCATGGCAGCGCCAAGCATACCGATGTCATGAAAACCCAGGCCCTCAAACAGGCTCTGGACAAGTACAAGTTTGATGCAGCTTTCGGGGGCGCCCGCCGCGATGAAGAGAAATCCCGCGCCAAGGAACGCGTTTACTCGTTCCGGGATGAGTATCATCGCTGGGATCCGAAGAACCAGCGCCCTGAGCTTTGGAACATCTACAACGGCAAGATCAACAAGGGCGAGAGCATTCGCGTGTTCCCGCTGTCCAACTGGACCGAACTGGACATCTGGCAGTACATCTACCTCGAAAACATCGAAATCGTTCCCCTGTACTACTCAGCAGTACGCCCTGTCGTTGAGCGTGACGGCACGCTGATCATGGTGGACGACGACCGCATGCCTCTGAACGAGGGTGAGAAGCCAATGATGAAGTCGATCCGCTTCCGCACCCTCGGCTGTTACCCGCTGACTGGCGCCATCGAATCCGAAGCAGACACGCTGCCGGAAATTATCCAGGAGATGCTGCTGGCCACCAGCTCCGAACGTCAGGGCCGGGTCATTGACCACGATTCAGCCGGCTCCATGGAACAGAAAAAGCGGGAAGGGTACTTCTAAGATGTCACACCAGTCTGATCTGATTGCAGAAGATATTCAGGCCTACCTGAAACAACACGAGAACAAAGAGCTGCTGCGCCTGCTGACCTGCGGCAGCGTGGATGACGGGAAAAGCACCCTGATCGGTCGCCTGCTGCACGACACCAAAATGATCTACGAAGATCACATGGCGAGCCTGAAAACCGACAGCGCGAAAATGGGCACGACGGGCGAGAAGCTGGACCTGGCGCTCCTGGTTGACGGCCTTCAGGCGGAGCGTGAGCAAGGTATCACGATCGACGTCGCCTACCGTTATTTCTCCACCGATAAACGCAAGTTCATCATCGCCGATACTCCGGGCCACGAGCAGTACACCCGGAATATGGCCACGGGCGCGTCAACTGCGCAGGTTGCCATCCTGATGATTGATGCCCGTCACGGTGTCCTGACCCAGACTCGCCGCCACTCGTACATCGCCTCCCTGTTGGGCATTCGCCACATCGTGGTCGCCATCAACAAGATGGATCTGGTGGATTTCAGCGAAGAGCGCTTCAACGAAATCAAGGACGAGTACCTGGCGTTCGCCGCCAAGCTTGGCCTCAAGGACATCCGGTTCGTGCCGATTTCCGCCCTGGAAGGCGACAACGTCGTCAACAAGAGCGAGAACACCCCCTGGTTCACCGGACAGCCGTTGATGGAGATTCTGGAAACCGTAGAGGTTTCCCGAGACAAGAACCTGGAACACTTCCGGTTCCCGGTGCAGTACGTGACCCGCCCGGACCTGAACTTCCGTGGGTTTTGCGGCACCATCGCCTCTGGCGTGGTTCGTCCAGGTGACCAAGTCATGGCTCTGCCCTCACGCCGCACCAGCACGGTGAAAGACGTCGTGACCTTCGACGGCAAACTCGAAGAGGCCTACATTGATCAGGCGGTAACCCTGACCCTGGCAGACGAGATCGACATCAGCCGCGGTGACATGCTGGTCAAAGTGGAGGACGAGCCGGAAGTGGGGAACCGCTTCAACGCCAACATCGTCTGGATGACGGACGCCCCTCTGGAGACAGGCCGTCTATACGACATCAAGCTGGGACCGACGTTCACCTCCGGTACGGTCAAGAAGATTCACCATCAGACCGACGTGAACACGCTGGACCAGCAGGACAACCCGAACCGGCTTGAGCTGAACGAGATCGGACTCTGCGAACTGACCCTGAACCAGCCCATTGCCTTCGATGCCTACCAGCGCAACCATGCCACTGGCAGCTTCATCATTATTGACCGACTCTCCAACGTTACGATCGGCGCTGGCATGGTCGCAGGCCTCGCAGATGAACTGGAGTCCCTCGACCCGGTCAGCCAGGAAGAACGCGAGCGTCGTCTGGCCCAGAAGCCGGCCATCATCGGCTGCAGCGGGAAACAGGCGCCAGCGCTGGCACTGGCGGTAGAACGCGCCCTCTTCGACCAGGGCAAGACCGCCGTCGTGGTCACCGAAGACAACGCCGGTGATGCTGATGACCGTCGCCGGACAGCCCAGTTGCTGTCCGCCCATGGCCTGATCGCCGTTGCGGTCAACCTCGGTTCCGATGTAGCCTCTGCGTCCGTTTCCGCTGATAGCGATCAGGAAATCCCTGACGCTGTTGGCCAACTGGTTCAACAATTGATCCGGAGCAAGCGCATCTGACCCCAGGGTTGCATACAAGCCCCGCAGGCCAGACATGCCTCCGGGGCTTTTTATTGCACGTGTAGCAAGAGAATCCGAGCATGGCCATCAAACACCTACGCACCGCCTTTGCCAGCCAATATCAGCCGGGGCAGCCGGCCCGCTTGCAGTCCGGGGACGCTTTTTCGGAACCCGGTGGAGACTACGAATCCCTGCACAAGCAAATGAAGCGTCTGTTCAACAGCAAGCCGGGCAAAAAATATGGCCGGTTTTCCGAGGATATTGGTGAAAGTCCATTCAGCAGCTGGCTTAAGGACTACCTGGATGACAAACAAAGCTTCGGCTCAATGACCGATCGCCTGTTCGGTCAGTGGCAGGAACTGCTCACGGGCAGCCAGGAAGAATTCCAGGGCCACCTGATGATCGTTCATGAAGCCCTGGCGGACGCAGAGGTCGTCTACCTGTTAATTCTGGAGAGTGACAGCGCCCTGCGTTTCGATGGCAACCAGGCTCTGGACGCCACTGACGTCCTCAGCCTCTCACGCCTGAACCTGGCCGTACGAATCGAACTGGATGATTGGCGCAGTGGGAATGGCGCGGAAAACTACCTGACCCTGGTCCATGGCCGGGGAACGGGCGAACCGGGAGAGCTGTTCATTCGCCTGGCGGGGTTCACCAACCAGGTGGACGTCGAAAAGGAAACCGTCACCTTCCTTGACGCGGTCGAAGCCTTTGCCAAGTCCTCCGAACCGGAAAAAGCCGGTGAAGTTCGAAGCCGAGCCTATGAGTTCTGCAAGGAACAGCACGCCCTCGGCGAGCCGGTGGAAATCGAAGCGCTCTCCGGTTATCTGGATGAGAGCGAGCCACAACGCTTCAAAGAGTTTGCCTCCAAAGCCGCCGAACTTCCGGAAAGTGGTGTATTGCACCCGGATCACCGCAAGGTCAAAAAACTCGTCCGCATCGCCGGTTCTGGTGGCGGCATGAGCGTTTCGTTCTCTTCAGACCTGGTGAACCAGGCGGTGTACTACGATCGGGATAAGGATGCGCTCACTATTACCCGGTTGCCGAAGGCCCTGAGAGAGCAATTGCAGCGGTATCTGGAGGCTCGGGAGGAATAGTTTTCTGCAGAGGGTTGGCGATCACCAACCCTCGAGGGGAATGCCGTGTTTTTTTAGGTATTCCCCATGCTCAACAAGATAGTTTTCTCGTAAAACCTCGTATTCAGCAGGGTCTCCCTCAATTTCATTTGCTTGCAGCCTCGCTATTTCAACTTCATTTCCTATTTGGCTCTTGATCCAAATAACTATTTCCCCACCCGGAGCCAATCCAAAAGTTAGAATATTTCTCGGCCCATATTCGATTCCGCCAGCGGTTGTGACTGGAGCATCCTCAAGCATCCGAGCTTTCCACTCTGACTTCACCTCTATTAACCGTTGATAAAAAGTTTGTTCCGCGAGTGAAAACCACTGTAATCCCACGTAGTTGGGGAAGGGATCCAAACTCCCCATAATCCCGCTCGGACCGCTCGGTCCTCGCCAACAACAACTCATCGTTCCCGCCGGGTGATACCAGTGACGCACACCACTCAGCTCAAACTCCAAGTGTTCTACCCAAACATCGTAGTGTTTAGGAGTGGCAAGTTGAAAATACCAATCCGTCTCACTTTTCGGTTTGTACACCGTACAACCGGCCATAGAAAATAAAATGTAAACAACCAGACAAAAAAAGTATCGCCTCATGGATCACTCCGTGCTCTGATTCGGATAGGCAACGCGTTCACGAGACAGCATCGGTTGGGATGGATGCAACTTTCTAAGCGGAGGTTCAAGCCGCGCAACCTCATCCCAGACCATAAACTCGAAAAGGTTGTAGTGATGAGAGTGATGGGTATATCTCTGTTTTAGAATTTCACTTTGCTCCTGATCTAGAACGGGACGGTCTACACCGGCTTCGACCTGTTCTGAAATTTTCTCGTAAATTGAGACCAGTTCAGACGGAATTTCCATATTTTTTCTAACCGAGATTTCTCGGAAAGGGGCGCCCGCATCTGTTGCCACTCCATGGAGTAGGTGAAGCGAGACGCAGGAAAGTCCCCCTCTCACTACCCTCTCCATCTTTAGCTTAAGCTCGACTCTTCCGTCTGGAGCTGGATGTTCGCCGTATTCTTCTTCAATAATTATTCTTGGACGGTGACCATTTTTCAGGGGCAAACTGCGCTCTCCAATCCAACCTTCAGACTTCTCCAACTCTTGGATTGAATTAAGACTATCCCACTCCAGGGTTTCTCGTGGCCACTTCGTATTAGAACCGGTAACTGCTAAAGAGGGAAACAGGAGTAACTCCTCCACCACTTCTTTTGCATAGCCTCCGCCAATATCGGAGTGCGCTCCAGGCAGATAAATTTCCCTGAAGTTGCTCGGAATGGTTTTGTTAGGACTATACAGACTGTTCAGGGCAAAGTTTTCCCTCATCTCATCGACTGCCGCCAACTGGACAACCGAACCTATTGAGCTTGAGTCGAGATATATCTCGACTGGCGAATTGCGGTCATTTGCCGCTGAGATATCTAACCTGAACGGATTCACGATCCCGGCAACAGAATCAAATAGTCCAACAAACCTAATTTCGAGCGCTTTCGGCCACTCAAGCCCCTTTTCCCGGAGAATTTGACCAAACAAACCGGCACTCCCACGAAGAATTTCGTGGATAGCAAACCTGGCGGCGACAGCTCCTCGACTAAAGCCAAAAAGATCAAGCACGACCTTACGAACCTTGGCGAAATCGGTCTCACCTTTAACCCGGGTAGCGAGGCGCTCAAAAGCTCGCCTAACTTGCGCTACAACACCGGTCTCACCCAATCCTGTAGACATTCCCCACAAGGAATCCTCCTCACCCGACCTAGTTCCCACGCCTGACTCATATACCTTCAGATAAATGGTCTTTTGATTATCTGAAAACTGCTTTCCTTCCTCGTACAGTTCAAACAGCTTCACCACATTCGTCGGCGCATTCGCATAACTCTCTCCCATCAATAGCCGTAAACGCTCACGGCAGTCCTCCAATCGATCTGGATCTTCGCGTAAAGGGGCAAGACACTCACGTTCTACTCTCTGCTTAAACAGTTCGACATTGCTCGCGTTATTAAGCGTCCCATCCATAAAAATTCCGATGGTAAGGTGCACTGGCAAGTCAGTGTCATCCACTTGTTTCCAAGAGACCCTTGGCGAGGGCTCAGCAAGTGGGGCAATACCGGCCGCCGCTCCAAGCGGCAAAGACAGCTTTCGGTCTGTCGGGCCGGATGCTTCCACAGCCCCCGCACTCTCCCCCGTTTGTGGGGGCGTTGAGCCAAAACCTCCGGTTGAAGCAATGGATTCAGGCGTCTCACCAAGGCGATTCAATCGGTCGAGCTCTTGCGACAACAATGGAAAGGGGATTGATCCGTAGTCAGACACCCAACGCCCACCGGCAGTAACGCCTGAATCGGGACGCCAGCTGACAGGCGGATTGAAAGGGCCGCTTGATGTGCCGGGATCAAGAACCAGCATCACCTGCCCGGCCTCAAGCGCCGAAAGCAACCGCGCACGGGTTACTTCCGGTCGACCGGAAATCGGTAAACCGGGAATCTCGCTGGGATCAAAGCGCAATTCCTGACTCACACCCGTGGCCAGCGCCTGTCTAACACGGCGCACCGCCAAGTGAGGCGATTCAATAAAAGGGAGGTCTCTCGCAGTCAGGCGAGAGCGAGGTTTTATGAGCATGACAGTCCCTGTCCGTTATGTGGCCAATCTCTGGGCAATCCGTGCCCGGTGCAAACGGCTTACTGATAAACCGTTGATTGGACGGCAACACTAATCAATTCAGGAACATCCAGCAAGACGACTGCGTCTCGTTTTAGTCGGCGTGCTCCAGATTCGGATGGCGAAGCTTGCGAATCTCTCTCATCCAGCCAACGCCGTCAACCAGCTCTCCCGTTTCGGGATCAATCGGCGGATACGGCAGCTTGCGGTCGTCGCAGTAGCGTTTGACTGTTGGCTGGCACCAGCAAAAAAGCAGTCGCTGGTATTCGTCGTCGGGTAGGCGGCGGTAGTCATAGAGACCAGCGGCCTTGCGCTGGCGTTGGGCTTCCGCCAGGATAATCGCGCAGGCTGCCGATACGTTGAGGGATTCCACCATACCCATCATCGGAATCACGATGTGCTCATCCGCCTGCTCGGCCGCATCTGCGCTCACGCCGTCCACCTCATTGCCGAGGACAACGGTACAGGGCACAGTAAAATCCACCTCGCGGTAATCCACTGCCCGGTCGGACAACTGGGCTGCGTACAACCTGTGGCCCTGCCCCTGTAACTCGCCGATTGCGGCATCCATGGTCCGGTGCGTGTGCGTCGTGACCCAGTTGTAGCTCCCACCCGCGGTCTTCCGGAAAGCCCGAAACCCCTCCCTCGGCCAGACAACGTGCATATTGGCCAGACCAAACGCATCGCAGGAGCGGATGATGGCCGACAGGTTACGGGGCTTATGGACCTGATCGGTCAGCACTCGAAGATCGGGCTGGCGGGTGTCCAGTGTTTGTTTGATGCGGGCAAGGCGTTCAGGAGTCATTTGAGTTCAGGGTCTGCAACTACGAAAGACGGGAATAATACCATATTGAGCTAGCTAGAAGCCGAGACAGTGGTGGTTGAAGAATGAGCACCCCGTTATAATACGCAGTTCCTTTTTGATCGCGCCAGCAATACAGAGCCAGAAATCCCGGCGCACCATCCACCAGAATACGTTGAGACCCATGGCCAAGAAGCTGTTTATCAAGACCCACGGCTGCCAGATGAATGAATATGATTCATCCCGAATGGCGGACCTCCTGCGGACAGGCGAGACCGTTGAAATGACCGACACGCCAGAGGACGCAGACATCCTGCTGCTGAACACCTGTTCGATCCGCGAAAAGGCCCAGGACAAGGTATTCCATCAGCTCGGCCGCTGGAAAAAACTGAAAAACAGTAAGCCGGACCTCATCATTGGTGTGGGCGGCTGCGTCGCCAGCCAGGAAGGTCAGGCCATCATTGACCGTGCACCCTACGTGGACATGGTATTCGGGCCGCAAACCCTGCATCGCCTGCCTGATATGATCACCGAAGTGCGTGCCAAAGGTGACGGCGTCGGCGTGGTAGACGTCAGTTTCCCGGAAATCGAGAAGTTCGACAATCTGCCGGAGCCGGGAGCAGACGGCCCATCCGCCTTCGTTTCCATCATGGAAGGTTGCAGCAAATACTGCACTTTCTGCGTGGTGCCCTACACCCGGGGCGAGGAAGTCAGCCGGCCGGCCGATGACGTGATTGCCGAAGTCGCACACCTGGCCAGCCA
Proteins encoded in this window:
- a CDS encoding nucleoid-associated protein → MAIKHLRTAFASQYQPGQPARLQSGDAFSEPGGDYESLHKQMKRLFNSKPGKKYGRFSEDIGESPFSSWLKDYLDDKQSFGSMTDRLFGQWQELLTGSQEEFQGHLMIVHEALADAEVVYLLILESDSALRFDGNQALDATDVLSLSRLNLAVRIELDDWRSGNGAENYLTLVHGRGTGEPGELFIRLAGFTNQVDVEKETVTFLDAVEAFAKSSEPEKAGEVRSRAYEFCKEQHALGEPVEIEALSGYLDESEPQRFKEFASKAAELPESGVLHPDHRKVKKLVRIAGSGGGMSVSFSSDLVNQAVYYDRDKDALTITRLPKALREQLQRYLEAREE
- a CDS encoding DUF2931 family protein, with protein sequence MRRYFFCLVVYILFSMAGCTVYKPKSETDWYFQLATPKHYDVWVEHLEFELSGVRHWYHPAGTMSCCWRGPSGPSGIMGSLDPFPNYVGLQWFSLAEQTFYQRLIEVKSEWKARMLEDAPVTTAGGIEYGPRNILTFGLAPGGEIVIWIKSQIGNEVEIARLQANEIEGDPAEYEVLRENYLVEHGEYLKKHGIPLEGW
- the trmH gene encoding tRNA (guanosine(18)-2'-O)-methyltransferase TrmH, whose product is MTPERLARIKQTLDTRQPDLRVLTDQVHKPRNLSAIIRSCDAFGLANMHVVWPREGFRAFRKTAGGSYNWVTTHTHRTMDAAIGELQGQGHRLYAAQLSDRAVDYREVDFTVPCTVVLGNEVDGVSADAAEQADEHIVIPMMGMVESLNVSAACAIILAEAQRQRKAAGLYDYRRLPDDEYQRLLFCWCQPTVKRYCDDRKLPYPPIDPETGELVDGVGWMREIRKLRHPNLEHAD
- the cysN gene encoding sulfate adenylyltransferase subunit CysN, which translates into the protein MSHQSDLIAEDIQAYLKQHENKELLRLLTCGSVDDGKSTLIGRLLHDTKMIYEDHMASLKTDSAKMGTTGEKLDLALLVDGLQAEREQGITIDVAYRYFSTDKRKFIIADTPGHEQYTRNMATGASTAQVAILMIDARHGVLTQTRRHSYIASLLGIRHIVVAINKMDLVDFSEERFNEIKDEYLAFAAKLGLKDIRFVPISALEGDNVVNKSENTPWFTGQPLMEILETVEVSRDKNLEHFRFPVQYVTRPDLNFRGFCGTIASGVVRPGDQVMALPSRRTSTVKDVVTFDGKLEEAYIDQAVTLTLADEIDISRGDMLVKVEDEPEVGNRFNANIVWMTDAPLETGRLYDIKLGPTFTSGTVKKIHHQTDVNTLDQQDNPNRLELNEIGLCELTLNQPIAFDAYQRNHATGSFIIIDRLSNVTIGAGMVAGLADELESLDPVSQEERERRLAQKPAIIGCSGKQAPALALAVERALFDQGKTAVVVTEDNAGDADDRRRTAQLLSAHGLIAVAVNLGSDVASASVSADSDQEIPDAVGQLVQQLIRSKRI
- a CDS encoding DUF2235 domain-containing protein is translated as MSQELRFDPSEIPGLPISGRPEVTRARLLSALEAGQVMLVLDPGTSSGPFNPPVSWRPDSGVTAGGRWVSDYGSIPFPLLSQELDRLNRLGETPESIASTGGFGSTPPQTGESAGAVEASGPTDRKLSLPLGAAAGIAPLAEPSPRVSWKQVDDTDLPVHLTIGIFMDGTLNNASNVELFKQRVERECLAPLREDPDRLEDCRERLRLLMGESYANAPTNVVKLFELYEEGKQFSDNQKTIYLKVYESGVGTRSGEEDSLWGMSTGLGETGVVAQVRRAFERLATRVKGETDFAKVRKVVLDLFGFSRGAVAARFAIHEILRGSAGLFGQILREKGLEWPKALEIRFVGLFDSVAGIVNPFRLDISAANDRNSPVEIYLDSSSIGSVVQLAAVDEMRENFALNSLYSPNKTIPSNFREIYLPGAHSDIGGGYAKEVVEELLLFPSLAVTGSNTKWPRETLEWDSLNSIQELEKSEGWIGERSLPLKNGHRPRIIIEEEYGEHPAPDGRVELKLKMERVVRGGLSCVSLHLLHGVATDAGAPFREISVRKNMEIPSELVSIYEKISEQVEAGVDRPVLDQEQSEILKQRYTHHSHHYNLFEFMVWDEVARLEPPLRKLHPSQPMLSRERVAYPNQSTE